The Vicia villosa cultivar HV-30 ecotype Madison, WI unplaced genomic scaffold, Vvil1.0 ctg.004328F_1_1, whole genome shotgun sequence genome includes a window with the following:
- the LOC131641968 gene encoding uncharacterized mitochondrial protein AtMg00310-like — translation MSTLKSYELSSGQVVNLDKSEVSFSQNVKEEDKDMIRTRMGVKTVASHTRYLGLPVIFGRSKKEVFSLVIERVWKKIKGWKEQFLSRAGKEVLIKAVAQAIPTYVMSCYKLPEAICNEIEVMLAKFWWGSGGGDRKVHWMSWEKLSKPKGSRGMGFRGISEFNKSLLGKQYWRLLDCENSLMNRVMKGRYFPRTAVDKSCSGYAPSYAWRSILSAQDLVHKGARWRIGNGAQVKVFEDRWLPSNQGFKVKSQRRYLAEDCTVSDLIDEDLKTWRRELVF, via the coding sequence ATGTCAACCCTCAAGTCCTACGAACTCTCTTCAGGACAAGTGGTGAATCTAGATAAGTCTGAGGTCTCGTTCAGTCAAAATGTGAAGGAAGAAGACAAAGACATGATCCGTACAAGGATGGGAGTAAAGACTGTAGCCTCTCACACTAGATATCTGGGATTACCGGTGATTTTCGGAAGATCTAAGAAGGAGGTCTTCTCGCTTGTTATTGAGAGAGTTTGGAAGAAAATCAAGGGATGGAAAGAGCAATTCTTATCTAGAGCTGGGAAGGAGGTGCTGATAAAAGCAGTGGCTCAGGCGATTCCAACTTATGTGATGAGTTGCTACAAACTGCCAGAAGCTATTTGCAATGAGATCGAGGTTATGTTGGCAAAGTTTTGGTGGGGGTCCGGAGGTGGAGACAGGAAGGTACATTGGATGAGCTGGGAAAAACTGTCAAAACCCAAGGGCAGTAGAGGTATGGGATTTCGTGGTATAAGTGAATTTAATAAGAGTCTCTTAGGTAAACAATATTGGAGGCTCCTGGACTGCGAGAACTCTCTTATGAACAGAGTGATGAAAGGCCGTTACTTTCCCAGGACTGCTGTGGATAAAAGCTGCAGTGGATACGCTCCAAGTTATGCTTGGAGGAGTATTTTAAGTGCACAAGATCTGGTCCACAAGGGAGCTAGGTGGAGAATAGGAAATGGTGCTCAAGTCAAGGTTTTCGAGGATAGGTGGCTGCCATCTAATCAGGGTTTCAAAGTTAAATCCCAAAGAAGATATCTTGCTGAGGATTGTACGGTTTCAGATTTAATTGATGAAGATCTGAAGACTTGGAGAAGGGAGCTCGTTTTCTAG